The Pseudomonas azadiae genome contains a region encoding:
- a CDS encoding GNAT family N-acetyltransferase, with product MIRDATENDLPAIRDIYNDAVLNTTAIWNEQPVDLSNRLAWFTARQALGYPILVAVENAEVTGYASFGDWRPFEGFRYSVEHSVYVRNDQRGKGLGPRLMQALIERARAGGKHVMVAAIESGNQTSIRLHERLGFITTGQMPRVGIKFGRWLDLTFMQLALNPGAEPPKE from the coding sequence ATGATCCGTGATGCAACCGAGAACGACCTGCCAGCGATCCGCGACATCTACAACGATGCGGTGCTCAACACCACGGCGATCTGGAACGAACAACCGGTGGACCTGAGCAACCGCCTGGCCTGGTTCACTGCCCGACAGGCCCTGGGTTATCCGATCCTGGTTGCAGTCGAAAACGCTGAGGTCACCGGCTACGCCTCGTTTGGCGACTGGCGGCCCTTCGAGGGTTTCCGCTACAGCGTCGAGCACTCGGTATACGTGCGCAACGACCAGCGGGGCAAAGGCCTGGGCCCGCGCTTGATGCAAGCCTTGATCGAACGCGCGCGCGCCGGCGGCAAACACGTCATGGTCGCCGCCATCGAGAGCGGTAACCAGACGTCGATCCGCCTGCATGAACGCCTGGGCTTCATCACCACCGGGCAGATGCCCCGAGTGGGCATCAAGTTCGGCCGCTGGCTGGACCTGACCTTTATGCAACTGGCCTTGAACCCGGGCGCCGAACCGCCCAAGGAGTGA
- a CDS encoding urease subunit beta, with the protein MIPGEFQIQPGDIELNVGRRTVTLSVANRGDRPIQVGSHYHFFETNDALTFDRAASRGMRLNIPAGTAVRFEPGQSREVELVDLSGGRRVFGFAGRIMGDL; encoded by the coding sequence ATGATTCCTGGTGAATTTCAGATCCAGCCTGGCGACATCGAACTCAACGTCGGCCGGCGCACCGTCACGTTGAGCGTGGCCAACCGTGGCGACCGGCCGATCCAAGTGGGCTCGCATTACCATTTTTTCGAGACCAATGACGCGCTGACGTTTGACCGCGCGGCAAGCCGTGGCATGCGCCTGAATATTCCGGCGGGCACGGCGGTGCGGTTTGAACCGGGGCAGAGCCGTGAGGTGGAGTTGGTGGATTTGAGCGGAGGAAGGCGAGTGTTCGGGTTTGCGGGGCGGATCATGGGCGACCTTTAG
- a CDS encoding GNAT family N-acetyltransferase codes for MNAAQLRRVNAESFAHYRLGLIELLLDAVRHGASVGFMADFDEAQARDYLHGVQASLEDASLLLWVVVRDEQVIASVQLALCQKANGRNRAEVQKLLVHSSARRHGLGQQLMSALELAARQHQRGLLYLDTEAGSPAEAFYQSLRYTKVGELPDYCQSPDGRYSPTAIYFKTLGQPA; via the coding sequence ATGAACGCCGCGCAATTGCGTCGAGTCAATGCTGAAAGTTTTGCCCACTACCGCCTGGGCTTGATCGAGCTATTGCTGGACGCGGTCAGGCACGGCGCTTCGGTCGGGTTCATGGCCGACTTCGACGAGGCCCAGGCACGCGACTATTTGCACGGCGTGCAGGCCAGCCTCGAAGACGCCAGCCTGTTGCTGTGGGTGGTGGTGCGTGACGAGCAGGTCATCGCCAGCGTGCAGTTGGCGCTGTGCCAGAAAGCCAACGGCCGCAACCGCGCCGAGGTGCAAAAGCTGCTGGTGCACAGCAGCGCGCGCCGCCATGGCCTCGGCCAGCAATTGATGAGCGCCCTGGAACTCGCCGCGCGCCAGCACCAGCGCGGCCTGCTGTACCTGGACACCGAAGCCGGCTCGCCGGCCGAAGCCTTCTACCAGTCGCTGCGCTACACCAAGGTCGGCGAACTGCCCGACTACTGCCAAAGCCCGGACGGGCGCTACAGCCCGACCGCCATCTACTTCAAGACCCTGGGGCAACCTGCATGA